The Toxorhynchites rutilus septentrionalis strain SRP chromosome 3, ASM2978413v1, whole genome shotgun sequence genome includes a region encoding these proteins:
- the LOC129780596 gene encoding E3 ubiquitin-protein ligase Ufd4 isoform X1, protein MGDVDPETLLEWLSMGQGDERDMQLIALEQLCMLLLMSDNVDRCFESCPPRTFLPALCKIFLDELAPENVLEVTARAITYYLDVSSECTRRIVAIDGAIKAICNRLVVADLDSRTSRDLAEQCIKVLELICTREAGAVFEGGGLNCVLSFIRDNGSQIHRDTLHSAMAVVSRLCTKVEPQGANVQTCVESLSTLLQHEDPLVADGALKCFASVADRFTRKGVDPAPLAEYGLVTELLNRLSNAAGPQTTAAAAGTSSNALAGGQANSQEAVAASPPQLSSSAPKNQGVTEAGRSSQSIATTISLLSTLCRGSPSITHDLLRSNLPEAMERAFKGDERCVLDCMRLADLILLLLFEGRQALGRVGGSSGQLAPRVRRADSSTERTHRQLIDCIRSKDTEALIEAIESGGIDVNCMDDVGQTLLNWASAFGTLEMVEFLCDKGADVNKGQRSSSLHYAACFGRPGIAKVLLKHGANPDLRDEDGKTPLDKARERPDEGHREVASILQSPGEWMTAATRSDLKSDTESGDSEPRGDPEMAPVYLKFFLPIFCKTFQSTMLASVRRSSLGLIKKMIQYVQPDMLSRLCSAEGLQSHEHSLGTLLVEVVASVLDNEISYSWPSQSTPPSVLPLTVSSSSTTSSNSILAKYSCADRVSKYVQNLRQQQQQRRNSSSYIIPPPPPMLPLTSSPMAAQVPPCSLSENHHPVESCKSNNNTKRCSQSNWSDLSIADDEDGHLVVLTIIEELMSKTQNDFLDHFARLGVFSKVQALMGENGFGDSDNNDVIKSEESKGTTTFEQAPSGAAAATAVVVSSAAGTVVSAGISAMDDAKEILPGKAYHWRDWSICRGRDCLYVWSDSAALELSNGSNGWFRFILDGKLATMYSSGSPENGSDSSGKGRSVDSLASEENRGEFLEKLQRARGAVRQGTASQPILSSPSLSRIVVGNWVLQSQKEHQLHINNSEGHQVTILQDELPGFIFESNRGTKHTFTAETTLGPDFAAGWINTKKKKMRSKAEAQKYQVKNIARDIYNRYFRAAQAVPRGAVAKLCIIVRQIECALEEQCAPKPTTLQVRIQLQLQDSQKTTTTWQEKLYGALNDLVQLLNEDGVISAYEMHSSGLVQALVAVLSRNYWELGLNRSKANKYQKQRISIFKKCMYGDSKNGKNTASILVQKLVSVLESIEKLPIHMYDSPGGSYGLQILTKRLSFRLERAACEQTLFDRTGRNLKMEPLATVGQLNKYLLKMVAKQWYDMDRSSFLYLKKLKDTKGGAAGVQFKHQHDFDENGIIYFIGTNGKSTEWVNPAQYGLVTVTSSEGKQLPYGKLEDILSRDSVSVNCHTKDNKKSWFAVDLGMYIIPTAYTLRHARGYGRSALRNWMFQMSKDGINWVTMLTHTDDKSLAEPGSTCTWPIEGPIEEQQGYRHIRIHQNGRNASGQTHYLSLSGFEIYGKVTSVCDDMGKAAAKENEAKLRKERRQIRAQLKYITQGARVIRGVDWHWDDQDGSPPGEGTVTGEIHNGWIDVKWDHGLRNSYRMGAEGKYDLKLSNSDNLNAPYDLNNAGAGLVSLGGSNTSSSKKVYDKSLNVLTSRKSSSTPSLPEATENKTSVASTEQATSVDNLAWKQAVEVIAENVLSCARSDLTSGGSSSNDLSTPSANNNNLNNQEVSVIVHSLGERGNIPDLSQINTSTSTLVSDLATITENLTLSDNIKNNIVTGSGTQFVSNFGTQLPTCSSSSSSEENNKTNNINETNNKINLNNSSSSNAGKTAYLPTKLDVLDKMREGVDMLRNNTNNLLSSELLTQSNLLSSVKIALPTPQQSQALQQSGTGPAGTIFVASASTSSSGNLSSDKTSEIKFNNTINNNGGVTKKVLNEVKQQESDDRDVANNLKNNIVAADSGASSSKDSAQNSESPSVVVANPMSVSVPNLTSNENNAQPESQTPPGLLETFAAIARRRTSGSSVSHQQQSGSSTSGSNCSSNVQPNNQLSSVASNIQTNTNFFPRGPNSVTSLVKLALSSNFHSGLLSTAQSYPSLSSSSNNANSTASGGNNNSVSGTGSNTSGVQTATNQSVLNPALTMSLTSTSSDSEQVSLEDFLEQCRAPTLLGDLEDDEDMEDENDDDENEDEYEEVGNTLLQVMVSRNLLSFMDEETLENRLAAAGKRKSWDDEFVLKRQFSALIPAFDPRPGRTNVNQTSDLEIPAPGISTDSAHTSSSHSEHASLPQPSLALLLRGPNINGVNDVEILLSHPDWTIFRAVQELVLQTNMTKQDKFRKIWQPTYTIVYRETAGGSSCREDFSSGEDGRTTPVISMFSQRSGGSTLSPSSPIPGTPSNTGSSTHCTVEDVLQLLSQLNAINQTLASSPSNNDKNLIPDVESNYLNPEIFMSKKITNKLQQQIQDPLVLASGSLPKWCEDFNQSCPFLFPFETRQLYFNCTAFGASRSIVWLQSQRDVNLERQRAPGLSPRHADQHEFRVGRLKHERVKVPRGENLLEWAQQVMKIHCNRKSVLEVEFVGEEGTGLGPTLEFYALVAAELQRSDLGMWLCDDEPKLIEDEIDLGEGSKPIGYYVRRSTGLFPAPLPQETEICNFVSNYFWFLGVFLAKVLQDGRLVDLPLSNSFLQLLCHNKSIVRDPLCAVSSRSALNDDIMISSLMSEESDRDLVDSYQSKLANDSCWYDGILSQENLQEIDPIRYEFLKELQELAQQKQNIEQNDDLSSEEKLLQISELKLNTKTGSVALEDLALTFTYLPSSKNYGFQSADLIPNGSNIDVTINNVEEYCNLTISFCLQEGIAKQLVAFHRGFCEVFPLNKLAAFTPEEIRKMLCGEQNPEWTREDIMTYTEPKLGYTKESPGFLRFVNVLMGMNASERKAFLQFTTGCSSLPPGGLANLHPRLTVVRKVDAGEGSYPSVNTCVHYLKLPDYPNEAILRERLLTATKEKGFHLN, encoded by the exons ATGGGTGACGTTGATCCAGAGACACTATTAGAATGGCTTTCAATGGGCCAGGGAGACGAACGGGACATGCAGCTGATTGCGTTGGAGCAGCTCTGTATGTTGCTTCTCATGTCCGATAACGTGGATCGTTGTTTTGAGag CTGTCCACCACGAACGTTCCTTCcagccctatgcaaaatatttctGGATGAGCTAGCACCGGAGAACGTGCTAGAAGTGACGGCCCGTGCCATTACTTACTACCTGGATGTATCATCAGAGTGCACACGCCGTATCGTAGCGATCGATGGTGCTATCAAAGCAATCTGCAATCGGCTCGTAGTTGCAGATCTCGACAGCCGAACGAGCCGCGACCTGGCAGAGCAGTGTATAAAAGTGCTGGAACTGATATGCACCCGTGAAGCCGGAGCAGTGTTCGAGGGAGGTGGACTGAACTGTGTTCTTTCCTTCATCCGCGACAATGGATCTCAAATTCACAGAGACACACTTCACTCGGCTATGGCCGTTGTGTCGAGGTTGTGTACCAAGGTTGAACCACAAGGTGCTAATGTGCAGACCTGTGTAGAAAGCCTTAGTACACTGCTTCAACACGAGGATCCACTTGTGGCAGATGGTGCGCTCAAGTGCTTCGCCTCCGTCGCAGATCGCTTCACACGAAAGGGAGTTGATCCGGCGCCACTAGCAGAGTATGGACTAGTTACAGAACTTCTCAACCGGTTGAGCAATGCAGCTGGACCccaaacaacagcagcagctgcAGGGACAAGTTCCAATGCATTAGCCGGTGGTCAAGCAAACAGCCAAGAAGCAGTTGCCGCCTCACCACCTCAGCTTTCATCCTCTGCACCCAAGAACCAAGGAGTGACGGAAGCTGGTCGATCAAGTCAGTCTATCGCCACCACCATATCACTGCTATCGACGTTATGTCGAGGATCGCCTTCAATCACTCACGATCTGTTGAGGTCCAATCTTCCAGAGGCGATGGAACGGGCCTTCAAGGGCGATGAAAGATGCGTGCTTGACTGCATGAGGTTGGCCGATCTCATCTTGTTGCTATTGTTCGAAGGTCGACAAGCGTTAGGCAGAGTCGGTGGATCTAGTGGCCAACTGGCTCCGCGGGTACGAAGAGCCGATTCCAGCACGGAACGAACACATCGACAACTAATTGATTGCATACGAAGTAAGGACACAGAAGCTCTCATTGAAGCCATCGAATCCGGTGGAATCGACGTCAACTGTATGGACGACGTTGGTCAAACACTGCTGAATTGGGCTTCGGCTTTCGGTACTCTTGAAATGGTagaatttttatgtgataaagGTGCTGACGTGAACAAAGGCCAGCGAAGTTCCTCTCTGCATTACGCGGCTTGCTTTGGCCGGCCGGGAATTGCTAAAGTGCTGCTCAAACATGGTGCCAACCCAGATCTGCGGGACGAAGATGGTAAAACTCCACTGGACAAGGCTCGCGAGCGACCGGACGAAGGCCATCGAGAGGTTGCATCGATCTTGCAATCACCCGGCGAATGGATGACCGCTGCCACCCGATCAGATCTGAAAAGCGACACTGAGAGTGGAGATAGTGAACCGCGAGGCGACCCGGAAATGGCACCGGTATATCTCAAATTCTTCTTACCCATATTCTGTAAGACGTTCCAAAGCACAATGCTGGCTAGCGTTCGGCGATCTAGTTTAG GTTTGATTAAGAAAATGATCCAATACGTTCAACCAGATATGCTTTCGAGGCTTTGCTCCGCCGAAGGTTTACAAAGTCACGAACATAGCTTGGGAACACTACTAGTCGAAGTCGTAGCGAGTGTCCTAGACAATGAG ATAAGCTACAGCTGGCCATCACAGTCAACACCACCGTCTGTACTGCCCTTAACCGTTTCCTCCTCTTCTACTACTAGTAGCAATAGCATTCTAGCGAAGTACAGTTGCGCTGACCGAGTGAGCAAGTACGTTCAAAATCTaaggcaacagcagcagcagcgccgTAACTCTAGCTCTTACATAATTCCTCCGCCACCGCCAATGCTACCGCTGACCTCGTCACCGATGGCAGCACAGGTGCCCCCGTGTTCGCTCAGCGAAAACCATCATCCTGTGGAGAGCTGCAAAAGCAATAACAACACAAAACGTTGTAGTCAAAGCAATTGGTCTGATCTGAGCATTGCG GATGACGAGGATGGTCACCTGGTGGTGCTCACCATCATCGAAGAACTTATGTCGAAGACCCAAAATGATTTCCTCGACCACTTTGCCCGTCTCGGAGTGTTTTCTAAAGTGCAGGCCTTGATGGGAGAAAACGGCTTCGGCGATAGCGATAATAACGATGTGATCAAATCCGAGGAATCGAAAGGCACTACGACATTCGAGCAAGCCCCTTCTGGAGCAGCAGCAGCGACAGCAGTAGTCGTGAGCAGCGCAGCTGGAACGGTGGTTTCCGCAGGGATTAGTGCGATGGATGATGCCAAGGAAATCCTCCCGGGGAAGGCGTACCATTGGCGAGACTGGAGCATCTGCCGCGGGAGAGATTGCCTGTACGTTTGGTCCGATTCGGCGGCACTGGAACTCTCCAATGGTTCCAACGGTTGGTTCCGATTCATTCTCGACGGGAAACTAGCGACTATGTATTCCAGTGGTAGCCCAGAAAACGGAAGCGATAGCTCAG GCAAGGGAAGGAGTGTGGATTCCTTAGCCAGCGAAG AAAACCGTGGCGAATTCCTAGAGAAACTGCAGCGTGCGCGAGGTGCCGTGCGACAGGGAACCGCATCGCAGCCCATACTGTCCTCACCAAGTCTGTCGCGGATAGTGGTCGGCAATTGGGTGCTTCAAAGTCAGAAAGAACATCAGCTACATATCAACAACTCCGAAGGACACCAGGTAACCATTCTGCAGGATGAGTTGCCTGGCTTCATTTTCGAAAGCAACCGTGGCACAAAACACACATTCACCGCAGAAACAACGCTCGGACCGGACTTTGCCGCTGGTTGGATCAacacaaagaagaagaagatgcgtTCCAAGGCGGAAGCACAAAAATATCAG GTAAAAAACATCGCCCGAGATATATACAACCGATATTTCCGTGCAGCTCAGGCCGTTCCCCGTGGGGCAGTGGCCAAGCTATGCATCATTGTTCGACAAATTGAGTGTGCCCTAGAGGAGCAATGTGCACCAAAACCGACTACGTTGCAGGTGCGGATTCAACTCCAGCTGCAGGACAGCCAGAAAACTACTACCACCTGGCAGGAGAAATTGTATGGTGCGCTGAATGATCTTGTGCAACTCCTCAACGAGGACGGCGTAATCAGTGCCTACGAGATGCACAGTTCGGGACTGGTTCAAGCATTAGTGGCGGTTCTCTCCAGAAATTATTGGGAACTCGGCCTGAATCGAAGCAAGGCAAATAAGTACCAGAAGCAGCGGATATCTATATTCAAGAAGTGCATGTATGGCGAttccaaaaatggaaagaaCACCGCAAGTATATTGGTTCAGAAATTGGTTTCCGTCCTTGAAAgcatcgaaaaattgccaataCACATGTACGATTCCCCGGGCGGAAGCTATGGACTGCAGATCCTCACGAAACGGTTGAGTTTCCGGCTTGAGAGAGCTGCCTGTGAACAGACTCTTTTCGACAGGACTGGCAGGAATTTAAAGATGGAACCACTGGCTACAGTTGGCCAGCTAAATAAGTATCTTTTGAAAATGGTCGCTAAGCAGTGGTATGATATGGACCGGTCCTCGTTCCTTTACCTCAAGAAACTAAAGGACACAAAGGGAGGTGCTGCCGGTGTACAATTCAAACACCAACATGACTTCGATGAGAATGGAATCATATATTTCATTGGAACGAACGGAAAGTCCACCGAATGGGTCAACCCGGCGCAATATGGACTGGTCACTGTTACGAGTAGCGAAGGAAAACAGCTGCCCTATGGTAAGCTGGAGGACATCCTGTCTAGGGATAGTGTGAGCGTGAATTGCCACACCAAAGACAATAAGAAATCATGGTTCGCCGTTGATCTGGGAATGTATATAATCCCGACAGCTTATACTTTGCGTCATGCCCGTGGATATGGGCGTTCCGCGCTTCGGAATTGGATGTTTCAAATGTCCAAAGATGGAATCAACTGGGTTACGATGCTAACGCATACCGATGATAAGAGTCTTGCCGAGCCAGGCAGTACCTGTACCTGGCCGATTGAGGGTCCAATCGAAGAGCAACAGGGCTATCGTCACATTAGAATTCATCAAAATGGAAGGAACGCATCTGGTCAAACGCATTATCTCAGTTTGAGTGGATTCGAAATTTACGGCAAAGTTACATCCGTTTGCGACGATATGGGGAAAGCCGCCGCCAAAGAGAACGAAGCTAAGCTAAGAAAGGAACGGCGACAGATCCGTGCCCAGCTAAAGTACATCACACAGGGAGCACGAGTGATTCGAGGTGTAGACTGGCACTGGGATGATCAGGATGGAAGTCCTCCAGGAGAAGGTACGGTTACCGGTGAAATTCACAACGGTTGGATCGATGTTAAGTGGGATCATGGGCTGAGAAACTCTTATCGTATGGGAGCAGAAGGAAAATACGATCTGAAGCTGTCGAATAGTGATAACCTGAACGCACCATACGATTTAAATAATGCTGGTGCAGGTTTGGTTTCTTTGGGCGGATCGAATACATCTTCATCGAAAAAAGTTTATGACAAATCACTCAATGTCCTAACCAGTCGTAAATCAAGTTCTACCCCGAGCTTACCGGAAGCAACTGAGAATAAAACATCCGTGGCGTCGACAGAACAGGCCACTTCAGTAGACAATCTCGCTTGGAAACAAGCAGTGGAAGTCATTGCTGAGAATGTGCTCTCTTGTGCTAGATCGGATTTGACCAGTGGTGGTAGCAGTAGCAACGATTTATCCACACCGAGCGCGAAcaacaacaatctgaacaatcAAGAAGTATCCGTCATTGTACATTCTTTGGGAGAACGAGGTAACATCCCTGATTTGTCCCAAATCAACACTAGTACTTCAACGCTAGTTTCTGATTTGGCCACTATTACGGAAAATCTCACGCTATCTGACAATATCAAGAACAATATTGTGACCGGAAGTGGCACACAATTTGTTAGCAACTTTGGAACTCAGCTTCCAACTTGCTCATCTTCTTCATCTtcggaagaaaacaacaaaacaaacaacatcaacgaaacaaacaataaaataaacctcaacaacagcagcagcagcaatgccGGTAAAACTGCTTACCTCCCCACAAAACTGGATGTTTTGGATAAGATGCGAGAAGGGGTTGATATGCTTCGTAACAACACGAACAATTTGCTCTCCTCTGAACTGTTAACTCAATCAAATCTGCTATCGTCAGTAAAAATAGCTCTCCCAACTCCACAGCAATCCCAAGCTCTGCAACAATCGGGAACTGGTCCAGCTGGTACGATCTTCGTGGCGAGCGCAAGTACCAGCAGCTCCGGTAACTTATCCTCCGATAAAACAAGCGAAATCAAATTcaacaacactatcaataacAACGGAGGAGTCACCAAAAAGGTGCTGAACGAAGTGAAGCAGCAGGAATCCGATGATCGAGATGTGGCCAACAATctgaaaaataatattgtgGCCGCTGACTCGGGAGCTAGTTCTTCGAAGGACAGTGCCCAGAATTCGGAGTCACCCTCAGTAGTGGTAGCTAATCCGATGAGTGTCAGCGTACCAAACCTCACAAGCAACGAAAATAACGCTCAACCAGAATCTCAAACGCCACCCGGTCTGCTGGAAACGTTTGCTGCAATTGCCCGTAGACGTACCTCGGGCAGTTCGGTTTCACACCAACAGCAATCCGGTTCGAGCACCTCGGGAAGCAATTGCTCGAGCAATGTCCAACCTAATAATCAGCTGAGCAGTGTTGCCTCGAACATCCAAACCAACACAAACTTCTTCCCACGGGGACCAAATTCTGTAACTAGTCTCGTCAAGTTGGCACTGTCCAGCAACTTCCACAGTGGTCTGCTAAGCACCGCACAAAGCTATCCTAGTCTGTCGAGTTCATCGAACAATGCAAATTCGACTGCATCCGGGGGGAACAACAACTCCGTTTCTGGAACCGGTTCTAATACCAGCGGGGTACAAACCGCTACCAATCAATCTGTTTTAAATCCAGCCCTCACAATGAGCCTAACTTCCACGAGCAGCGATAGTGAGCAGGTTTCTCTGGAAGACTTTTTGGAACAGTGTCGTGCACCTACCTTGCTGGGTGACCTGGAGGACGATGAAGACATGGAAGATGAGAATGACGACGATGAAAACGAAGATGAATACGAGGAGGTGGGAAATACCTTACTTCAGGTGATGGTTTCACGCAATCTGCTGTCCTTCATGGACGAAGAAACGTTGGAAAATCGGTTAGCAGCCGCCGGCAAGCGAAAGTCTTGGGATGATGAATTTGTGCTGAAGCGCCAATTCTCTGCGCTGATTCCTGCTTTTGATCCGCGACCTGGAAGGACGAACGTCAATCAAACCAGTGATCTGGAAATCCCAGCACCAGGAATCTCCACAGACAGCGCTCACACTAGCAGCAGCCATTCGGAACATGCCTCTCTGCCACAACCATCACTCGCACTTTTACTGCGCGGTCCCAACATAAACGGTGTGAACGATGTGGAAATTCTTCTCTCGCATCCAGATTGGACCATATTCCGAGCGGTTCAGGAGCTTGTCCTTCAAACCAACATGACTAAGCAGGACAAATTCCGCAAAATTTGGCAACCAACTTACACGATCGTTTACCGAGAAACAGCGGGAGGATCCTCCTGCCGCGAGGATTTCAGCAGTGGTGAAGACGGACGAACCACTCCGGTGATCTCCATGTTCTCCCAACGTAGTGGCGGATCAACGCTCTCACCGAGCTCCCCCATCCCCGGAACCCCATCGAACACAGGCTCCTCAACGCACTGCACCGTAGAAGATGTCCTACAGCTGCTAAGTCAACTCAACGCCATCAATCAGACACTTGCTTCTTCTCCGTCCAATAACGACAAGAATCTCATTCCGGACGTGGAAAGTAACTATCTGAATCCGGAAATCTTCATGAGTAAGAAGATCACCAACAAACTTCAGCAGCAAATCCAGGATCCGCTGGTGCTGGCCAGCGGAAGTTTACCGAAATGGTGCGAAGATTTTAACCAAAGCTGTCCATTCCTGTTTCCTTTCGAAACGCGTCAATTGTACTTCAACTGCACTGCATTCGGTGCCTCCCGGAGCATCGTTTGGCTCCAATCACAGCGTGACGTGAATCTAGAACGTCAACGGGCACCGGGTCTTAGTCCACGGCACGCCGATCAGCATGAATTCCGCGTGGGACGCCTCAAGCACGAACGAGTTAAGGTACCTCGAGGGGAAAATCTTCTCGAGTGGGCTCAACAG GTAATGAAGATTCACTGCAATCGCAAATCCGTGTTGGAAGTAGAATTCGTTGGGGAAGAAGGAACCGGCTTGGGACCTACGCTGGAATTCTATGCTCTGGTAGCGGCAGAGCTTCAGAGAAGTGATCTCGGCATGTGGCTTTGCGATGATGAGCCGAAATTAATCGAGGATGAAATCGATTTAGGCGAAGGCAGCAAGCCAATTGGATACTACGTGAGACGTTCCACCGGGTTATTCCCTGCCCCGTTGCCGCAGGAGACAGAAATTTGTAATTTCGTGTCCAATTACTTCTGGTTTTTGGGCGTATTTCTAGCGAAAGTGCTTCAAGATGGTCGGCTGGTGGATCTACCACTTTCCAACAGCTTCCTGCAGCTACTTTGTCACAACAAATCTATCGTAAGGGACCCATTGTGTGCCGTCTCTTCAAGATCCGCGTTAAACGATGATATAATGATTTCCTCACTCATGTCAGAGGAAAGTGATCGAGATCTGGTAGACTCATACCAGTCTAAATTAGCCAACGACAGTTGTTGGTACGATGGTATCCTTTCCCAGGAAAATTTGCAAGAAATCGATCCAATACGATATGAATTCCTGAAGGAGCTTCAGGAATTGGCTCAGCAAAAGCAAAACATCGAACAAAATGATGATCTGTCATCGGAAGAGAAACTTCTACAAATAAGCGAGTTAAAATTGAACACCAAAACAGGCAGCGTAGCGTTGGAAGACCTCGCTCTCACTTTTACCTATCTCCCAAGCTCCAAAAATTACGGTTTCCAGTCTGCAGATTTGATCCCGAATGGTTCCAACATCGACGTTACGATCAACAATGTCGAAGAGTACTGCAATCTGACCATCAGTTTCTGCCTGCAGGAAGGCATTGCCAAACAGTTGGTAGCGTTCCATCGGGGATTTTGTGAGGTGTTTCCACTCAACAAATTGGCTGCTTTCACTCCGGAGGAAATACGAAAAATGTTGTGTGGTGAGCAGAACCCCGAGTGGACTCGAGAGGATATTATGACCTATACAGAACCAAAATTAGGATACACGAAGGAAAG TCCCGGGTTCTTACGATTCGTGAATGTGCTCATGGGCATGAATGCCAGCGAGAGGAAAGCATTTTTACAGTTCACCACCGGATGCAGCAGTCTACCGCCAGGTGGCTTAGCCAATCTCCATCCTCGTCTGACAGTGGTCCGAAAGGTAGACGCCGGCGAAGGCTCCTATCCATCGGTCAACACCTGCGTCCACTATCTCAAGCTGCCGGATTACCCAAATGAAGCGATTCTGCGAGAGCGATTGCTTACAGCTACCAAGGAGAAGGGATTCCACCTGAACTAA